The following are from one region of the Dreissena polymorpha isolate Duluth1 chromosome 2, UMN_Dpol_1.0, whole genome shotgun sequence genome:
- the LOC127869792 gene encoding dynein light chain Tctex-type protein 2B-like, whose translation MILNRIRQASIGQDDEVSVGKQSVSMTSQEESKKSGGNQQQPKQTSKAMLGQTGRAPSLLGLWAAKRFTQNMKTKYSRTGSTYGSTAASNSIQVTKEPSYRTEPKTKFNPDVVYDVIKSVVDQKMQGFKYHPKFCANISKLLSDDVKEQVKKLKYDRYKIVVIVHIGEKKGQGMMVASRCALDKELDNFATYTMETPALYCSVSAFGTYNE comes from the coding sequence ATGATTTTAAACCGGATACGACAAGCGTCCATTGGTCAAGATGACGAAGTTTCTGTTGGGAAACAGAGCGTTTCCATGACGTCTCAAGAAGAATCGAAAAAATCCGGCGGTAATCAACAGCAGCCGAAGCAGACGTCAAAGGCAATGTTGGGTCAAACAGGTCGAGCTCCCAGTTTGCTGGGACTTTGGGCGGCAAAACGTTTCAcacaaaacatgaaaacaaagTACAGTCGGACAGGAAGTACATACGGGTCCACAGCCGCTTCTAATTCGATTCAAGTAACAAAGGAACCGTCATACCGGACGGAACCGAAAACAAAATTTAATCCAGATGTAGTTTATGACGTCATTAAATCAGTAGTTGATCAGAAGATGCAGGGATTCAAATACCATCCGAAATTCTGCGCCAACATATCAAAACTGCTGAGTGACGATGTTAAAGAGCAGGTGAAAAAACTGAAATATGACAGGTATAAGATCGTGGTCATCGTGCATATCGGAGAGAAGAAGGGTCAGGGAATGATGGTGGCAAGCAGGTGCGCATTGGACAAGGAACTGGATAACTTCGCTACCTACACCATGGAAACACCGGCGCTCTACTGTTCGGTGTCGGCGTTTGGAACGTATAACGAGTAG